In Streptomyces puniciscabiei, a single genomic region encodes these proteins:
- a CDS encoding transglycosylase family protein gives MLFSGKGKHRRPSKAVRAITLAGVTGAAVAAPLMAAGSASAATASQWDAVAQCESGGNWSINTGNGFYGGLQFTNSTWAAYGGTAYAARADLATKAQQIAIAEKVLAGQGKGAWPVCGTGLSGTPYNGSAPAASTKSSTPSTTTRSTGQQAATRSTTRTAPSKTVTTPAGKKVEKGDGEYKVVKGDTLSSIAEKHGVKGGWQKLFQLNKDIVEDANLIYPGQQLHLK, from the coding sequence ATGCTGTTTTCCGGCAAGGGCAAGCACCGTCGTCCGTCCAAGGCCGTCCGCGCCATCACGCTCGCCGGTGTCACCGGCGCCGCCGTCGCCGCCCCGCTGATGGCGGCCGGCAGCGCCTCCGCCGCCACCGCCTCCCAGTGGGACGCGGTCGCCCAGTGCGAGTCGGGCGGCAACTGGTCCATCAACACCGGCAACGGCTTCTACGGCGGCCTGCAGTTCACCAACTCCACCTGGGCCGCGTACGGCGGCACCGCCTACGCCGCGCGTGCCGACCTCGCCACCAAGGCCCAGCAGATAGCCATCGCCGAGAAGGTCCTCGCGGGCCAGGGCAAGGGCGCCTGGCCGGTGTGCGGCACGGGCCTGTCGGGCACCCCGTACAACGGTTCCGCCCCGGCCGCCTCGACGAAGAGCAGCACGCCGAGCACCACCACCCGCAGCACCGGCCAGCAGGCCGCCACCCGCTCCACCACGCGCACGGCGCCGAGCAAGACCGTCACCACGCCGGCCGGCAAGAAGGTCGAGAAGGGTGACGGGGAGTACAAGGTCGTCAAGGGTGACACCCTCAGCTCCATCGCCGAGAAGCACGGTGTCAAGGGCGGCTGGCAGAAGCTGTTCCAGCTGAACAAGGACATCGTCGAGGACGCGAACCTCATCTACCCGGGCCAGCAGCTGCACCTGAAGTGA
- the eno gene encoding phosphopyruvate hydratase, protein MLVPSIDVVVAREILDSRGNPTVEVEVGLDDGSTGRAAVPSGASTGAFEAIELRDGDPNRYQGKGVEKAVLAVIEQIGPELVGYDATEQRLIDQAMFDLDATDNKGSLGANAILGVSLAVAHAASEASDLPLFRYLGGPNAHLLPVPMMNILNGGSHADSNVDIQEFMIAPIGAESFSEALRWGTEVYHTLKKVLKSKGLATGLGDEGGFAPNLGSNREALDLILEAIKEAGYAPGQQIALALDVAASEFYKDGKYLFEGKERSAAEMTEYYEELVAAYPLVSIEDPLFEDDWAGWKVITDKLGDKVQLVGDDLFVTNPERLARGIEEGTANALLVKVNQIGSLTETLDAVELAQRNGFKCMMSHRSGETEDVTIADLAVATNCGQIKTGAPARSERVAKYNQLLRIEEILDDAAVYAGRSAFPRFKG, encoded by the coding sequence ATGCTCGTGCCGTCCATCGACGTCGTCGTAGCCCGGGAAATCCTGGACTCCCGAGGCAACCCCACGGTCGAGGTCGAGGTCGGCCTCGACGACGGCAGCACCGGTCGTGCCGCCGTCCCGTCCGGCGCCTCCACCGGCGCCTTCGAGGCCATCGAGCTCCGCGACGGCGACCCCAACCGCTACCAGGGCAAGGGCGTCGAGAAGGCCGTCCTCGCCGTCATCGAGCAGATCGGCCCGGAGCTGGTCGGCTACGACGCCACCGAGCAGCGCCTGATCGACCAGGCCATGTTCGACCTGGACGCCACCGACAACAAGGGCTCCCTCGGCGCCAACGCCATCCTCGGCGTCTCCCTCGCCGTCGCCCACGCCGCGTCCGAGGCGTCCGACCTCCCGCTCTTCCGCTACCTGGGCGGCCCCAACGCGCACCTGCTGCCGGTGCCGATGATGAACATCCTCAACGGCGGCTCGCACGCGGACTCCAACGTGGACATCCAGGAGTTCATGATCGCGCCGATCGGCGCGGAGTCCTTCTCCGAGGCCCTGCGCTGGGGCACCGAGGTCTACCACACGCTGAAGAAGGTCCTGAAGAGCAAGGGCCTGGCCACCGGCCTCGGCGACGAGGGCGGCTTCGCCCCGAACCTCGGCTCCAACCGCGAGGCCCTCGACCTCATCCTCGAGGCCATCAAGGAGGCCGGCTACGCCCCCGGCCAGCAGATCGCCCTCGCGCTCGACGTGGCCGCCTCCGAGTTCTACAAGGACGGCAAGTACCTCTTCGAGGGCAAGGAGCGCTCCGCCGCCGAGATGACGGAGTACTACGAGGAGCTCGTGGCGGCCTACCCGCTCGTCTCCATCGAGGACCCGCTGTTCGAGGACGACTGGGCCGGCTGGAAGGTCATCACCGACAAGCTCGGCGACAAGGTCCAGCTGGTCGGCGACGACCTGTTCGTCACCAACCCCGAGCGCCTCGCCCGCGGCATCGAGGAGGGCACCGCCAACGCCCTGCTGGTCAAGGTCAACCAGATCGGCTCGCTGACCGAGACCCTGGACGCCGTCGAGCTGGCCCAGCGCAACGGCTTCAAGTGCATGATGTCGCACCGCTCCGGCGAGACCGAGGACGTCACCATCGCCGACCTGGCCGTCGCCACCAACTGCGGCCAGATCAAGACCGGCGCCCCGGCCCGCTCCGAGCGCGTCGCCAAGTACAACCAGCTGCTGCGCATCGAGGAGATCCTCGACGACGCCGCGGTCTACGCCGGCCGCAGCGCCTTCCCGCGCTTCAAGGGCTGA
- a CDS encoding FtsB family cell division protein produces MAVKDRDRFSTATRLRLLGEQTAARVYRSQTRRQARRSRLTGRAALLALVLCTMIVALAYPMRQYVSQRAQISDLQRQREQARERVEQLRDLKARWQDDSYAEQQIRRRLHYVMPGETGYVVVDPGTAKQSRADRRAAQRPWYANVWDGVDKSDASDQ; encoded by the coding sequence ATGGCCGTGAAGGACCGGGACCGTTTCTCCACCGCGACCAGGCTGCGGCTGCTCGGCGAGCAGACGGCGGCCCGGGTCTACCGCTCCCAGACCAGGCGGCAGGCCCGCCGCTCCCGGCTCACCGGCCGCGCGGCGCTGCTCGCCCTGGTGCTGTGCACGATGATCGTCGCGCTCGCCTATCCGATGCGGCAGTACGTCTCCCAGCGCGCGCAGATCTCCGACCTCCAGCGGCAGCGGGAGCAGGCCCGCGAGCGGGTCGAGCAGCTGCGCGACCTCAAGGCGCGCTGGCAGGACGACTCCTACGCCGAGCAGCAGATCCGGCGCCGGCTGCACTACGTGATGCCCGGGGAGACCGGGTACGTGGTCGTCGACCCCGGCACGGCCAAGCAGTCCCGCGCCGACCGCAGAGCAGCCCAGCGGCCCTGGTACGCCAATGTCTGGGACGGCGTCGACAAGTCCGACGCCTCCGACCAGTAA
- a CDS encoding Ppx/GppA phosphatase family protein: MVPEGFSRVAAVDCGTNSIRLLVADVSPATGELLELDRRMTIVRLGQDVDRTGRLAPEALERTFAACREYAGVIRELGATEVRFVATSASRDAENRDDFVRGVLDILGVEPEVISGDQEAEFSFTGATMELKGRADLPRPYLVVDIGGGSTEFVVGDEHVRAARSVDVGCVRMTERHLMQDGKVSDPPAEEQIAAMRADIEAALDLAEETVPLREARTLVGLAGSVTTVSAIAQELPEYDSARIHHSRISRDRVREITEWLLRSTHAERAAVPSMHPGRVDVIGAGALVLLAIMERTGAEEVVVSEHDILDGIAFSAAEAAAAGKDAADPR; the protein is encoded by the coding sequence ATGGTCCCGGAGGGCTTCTCCCGGGTCGCCGCCGTCGACTGCGGCACGAACTCCATCCGGCTGCTCGTCGCCGACGTCAGCCCCGCCACCGGTGAGCTGCTGGAGCTGGACCGGCGCATGACGATCGTGCGGCTCGGCCAGGACGTGGACCGCACCGGCCGGCTGGCGCCCGAGGCGCTGGAGCGGACCTTCGCCGCATGCCGGGAGTACGCCGGGGTGATCCGTGAACTCGGCGCCACCGAGGTGCGGTTCGTCGCCACCTCCGCCTCGCGCGACGCGGAGAACCGGGACGACTTCGTGCGTGGGGTGCTGGACATCCTCGGGGTCGAGCCGGAGGTGATCAGCGGTGATCAGGAGGCCGAGTTCTCCTTCACCGGCGCCACCATGGAGCTCAAGGGGCGCGCGGACCTCCCCAGGCCGTACCTGGTGGTGGACATCGGCGGCGGCTCCACCGAGTTCGTCGTCGGCGACGAGCACGTGCGGGCGGCGCGGTCCGTCGACGTCGGCTGTGTGCGGATGACGGAACGTCACCTGATGCAGGACGGCAAGGTCTCCGACCCGCCCGCCGAGGAGCAGATCGCCGCCATGCGGGCCGACATCGAGGCGGCCCTGGACCTTGCCGAGGAGACGGTGCCGCTGCGCGAGGCGCGCACCCTGGTGGGCCTCGCCGGGTCCGTCACCACCGTCTCGGCCATCGCGCAGGAGCTGCCCGAGTACGACTCCGCGCGCATCCACCACTCCCGGATCTCCCGCGACCGGGTCCGCGAGATCACCGAGTGGCTGCTGCGCTCCACCCACGCCGAGCGCGCCGCGGTCCCGTCCATGCACCCGGGCCGGGTCGACGTCATCGGTGCCGGCGCCCTCGTGCTGCTCGCGATCATGGAGCGGACCGGCGCCGAGGAGGTCGTGGTGAGCGAGCACGACATCCTCGACGGCATCGCCTTCAGCGCGGCGGAGGCGGCGGCAGCGGGCAAGGACGCGGCCGACCCGCGATGA